The genomic interval ATATCAATCATCTCGTATGGCTTAGACAGAGGCTTCTCAAGAACAATCATCGAGAATGATGATGTACCAGCAGAAACGTTACCAGTACGCTGTTTAACAGCATTGGTAGCAACCATGCCTGTACCTGCATCACCTTCTGGAGGACATACTGGCACGCCTGCCTTCAAGTGACCTGACACGTCAAGTTTTAGGGCACCCTCTGGTGTCAGGAAACCAGCATTCTCGCCTGCGTTCAAAGATTTGGGCAGGATATCAAGCAGTTTCCAAGAGAATCCCTTAGGAGCAATAAGCTCGTCGAACTTGCGCACCATCTCAGCATCATATGTCTTCGTAGCGGGATCAACAGGAATCATACCTGATGCATCACCTACTCCCAGCACGAACTGACCCGTTACCTGCCAGTGAACATAGCCGGCCAGCGTGGTAAGATACTTGATGTTTGAAACATGCTCCTCGTTGTCGAGAATAGCCTCATAGAGGTGAGAGATGCTCCAGCGGAGAGGTATGTTATAATTGAAAAGCTCAGACAGTTCAGCAGCAGCCTTACCTGTATTTGTATTACGCCATGTGCGGAAAGGCACGAGAATTTGCTGTTTCTCATTGAAAGCCATATAACCGTGCATCATAGCCGAGAAGCCTATGGCAGCGAGTGTTTCAATCTCACAATCATACTGCTTCAATACATCCTTGCGCAGCTCTGCATAGCAGTCCTGAAGACCATACCAGATGGCTTCAATGCTGTAAGTCCAGAGTCCGTCAACCAACTGGTTCTCCCATTCATGAGAACCCTGTGCGATGGGTTTATTGTCCTGATCGATGAGGACAGCCTTAATACGGGTAGAGCCAAACTCGATACCGAGAATGGCTTTACCTGCTTCAATTGTTTGTTTTGCGGTCATACTATTTATCTTTTAATTACTTCAGAGCTTTGTTCAGCATGTAGTACACCTCGTTGTTCTGCAGTTGCTGCTTAAACTCATAGGTCTTAGTATCCTTATTTATCTTAACATACTCTATGCCAAGCATCTCAGCGAAGTCCTCCCAGTACTCTTCGGTGATGTCGTAAGAGAATGCAGAGTGGTGAGTACCACCAGCGAGGATCCATGCGCCTGCGCCAATCTCAAATGTAGGCTGTGGAACCCACAGAGCAGAAGCGACAGGAAGATTTGGCATTGGCTTTGGCTCGATACACTCCACTTCCTGTGAAATCAGACGGAAACGGTTGCCGAGATCAACGACAGTAGCCTTGATGCCGCGTCCTACCTTTGAAGTGAACACGAGACGAGCAGTCTGCTGCTTGCGGATACCGATACCGAGGAAGTGAACCTCGAGCTTTGGTTTATCGACAGCGATGAGAGGACAAACCTCGAGCATGTGGCTCTGCAGGCAAGATGAGCGGTCACCTGCAAAGTTAAGAGTGTAGTCCTCGAGGAATGAGCATCCTGTCGGCATGCCCTGCTGGATAACCCACAATGTGCGATAGAGACAAGCCGTCTTCCAGTCACCCTCGGCACCGAAGCCGTAGCCTTCTTCCATCAGACGCTGTGAAGCAAGACCAGGAATCTGGTCGAAGCCGCAGAAGTCAGGAGCATCGATATCTGCATCACCCAAGTCATCGAAGTTGGTGGTAAAGGCAGTAGCACCCTCATCCTTCAGCACGCGACGCAGAGCGATCTCAGCCTTAGCAGCGTTCTTAACCTTCTGCCAGTAAACTTCCTCACCACTCTCATCAATCTTGATGGTGTAGAGTTTCTTGTATTCCTCTACCAAAGCGTCAGCCTCAGCATCAGTCACCTGCTTGAAGTACTCCATCAGAGAAGAAACTGGATAGTAGTCAACATGATAGCCCAGACGCTGCTCGAACTCCACGCGGTCACCATCAGTAACGGCCACGTTGTTCATGTTCATACCAAACATCAGACAGCGCACATTGTGAGCATCAGCAACACCAGCTGCTACACGTGCCCAAACAGCAATCTGCTTCTGAGCATTCTCGTCTTTCCAGTAGCCGCAGACGACCTTACGTGGAACACGCATACGAGTGCAGATGTGTCCGAACTCGATGTCACCGTGAGCCGACTGGTTCAGGTTCATGAAGTCCATGTCCATTGTCTCCCAGGGTATCTCGGCATTGTACTGTGTGTGGAAGTGCAGCATTGGCTTCTTCAGAGCCTGCAGACCCTTGATCCACATCTTAGCAGGAGAGAATGTGTGCATCCAAGTGATGATACCAATACACTTCTCCTCGTTATTTGCAGCCAGCATAACCTGCTCTACTTCCTTAGAGCTGTTAGCTGTACCTTTATATACAATCTTCACAGGAATGTTGTCACTCTTGTTCAGACCGTCAACCATCTCCTTTGAATGTCCGTCAACTGCAACCACTGCGTCGCCTCCGTAAAGGAGCTGTGCACCAGTTACCCACCAAATCTCATAATTATCAAATGCTTTCATTTTGTTCTGGCCCCGCTACTAATCCCTTGTGGGGAAAGACCTAAACAGGGGCAATGGGTCTTTTAGTTATTAATAGTTAGTATATAATTTTTTCGAGCTTAAATCAAACCGTTTCTTACTGCATAATCCCAGGCATCGTGGTCGACCTGCTGCATGGTGCGCACATCGGAAGGCAGTTCGTGAACAGCATAGGCGCTTTCCACAATCTGAAGGACGACGCAGTAGCGCCAACCATCGACCTCGTACCATTCGGTAGTCCAGACGCCATCGTATCCTAATACGACGTTACGTTCCTCACCGTTTCCCATCGCTTTGATGCGGATGCTATCGCTCGCTTCAATAAGGGTGAACGTAAAAGTGTGCTCGCCTTCATAGGGAGAGTGATAGAAGCCATGATATGTAGTCCACACGATGGCAGCACCTTCCTCCAGTTTAGACACATGGTTAGTCCACTCGTCAGTAACGATTTCTGTCTCACCCACTTTTTGCTTCATAGCCATGAGCTTCAGGTCGCGATTGCCCCACTTGTCGTTCATAATGCAGTCTGGTTTCGACTTAATGTTTCTGGCCCTTCTGTCCGTAGTAGGCGTTTGGGCCGTGCTTACGCATGTAGTGTTTCTCCACGAGAAGTGGGTTCATTGTCAAGTTGGGATTCACAGAGAAAGCAACAAAGGCCATCTTCGCACACTGCTCCATAACCTTAGCATTATAAACAGCGTTATCAGGAGATGTACCCCATGAGAATGGACCGTGGTTCTTCACAAGCACAGCAGGTGTGTGATCAGGGTTAATCTTACGGATATTCAGAATCTCATCTACGATAACGTTGCCGGTCTCCAGTTCGTACTGTCCTTTAACCTCAGCCTCAGTCATATCACGCGTACAAGGGATATCCTTGTAGAAATAGTCGGCGTGTGTAGTTCCAATGTTAGGAATATCCTTACCAGCCTGTGCGAATGCTGTAGCGTAGGTAGAGTGTGTATGAACCACGCCCTGTATGTTAGGGAATGCCTTATATAATACAAGGTGTGTAGGAGTGTCGCTTGATGGGTTGAGGTCACCCTCTACCACTTTGCCACTCTCCAGATCAACCACCACCATATCCTCAGCCTTCATCTCGTCATAGCTGACACCGCTTGGCTTTATTACTACGAGGCCTTTCTCACGGTCAATACCTGAAACGTTGCCCCAAGTAAAAATTACCAATCCCTGCTTTACAAGGTCGAGATTGGCTTTAAACACTTTCTGTTTGAGTTCTTCTAACATAGTATTCCTATAGTTTAAAGTTACTATCTTCGTTATACATCTTTTTATTAAAACGATAAAGATATGCGCCACGCTTTGAGCTGAGTTTGTCTATAAGCTCTGTTTTCTCAATGAAGTCCATATCCTTAATACGCTTACGGAAGTTGCGCTTATCTATCTCCTCACCCCCAACAGCCTCATAGAGACGCTGCAATTGGGTTAGCGTGAACAGATCGGGAAGTAGCTGAAAACCGATTGGCTCAGTTTTCATTTTCTGCTTCATGAGACGCCATGCCTTACGCACCATCTCATTATGGTCAGAGTAGAGTTGTGGCAGTTCTGTCACATTAATCCATTCAAGGCCATGCTCCTTGCGAAGCTTTTCGCTATAATCCTTAACATTTATAAGGGCATAATATGCTATTGATATTACGCGTTCACCTGGATCACGGTCAACTTTTCCAAAAGCGCCCACCTGACGCATGAAGACATTCTTCATGCCCGTAAGGTCTCCAAGTGTTCTCTTGGCTGCTTCGTCAATGCTCTCGTTAGCATTGACGAAGCCACCGTAGAGGCTCCATTCTCCTCGTCCCGGGTCCATCTGACGTTTACCGATGAGCACCTTCAGCTTCGAGTCATCGAAGCCGAAGATGATACAGTCAACTGACACCCAGACTTTGGAATGTTCACTATAATAAGTCATTGTTTACTTGAAAATTACCAGAAATAGGCATAGAAGCAAGCGCAGAGGCCGATTACGATCAGGGTGCCCACGATGTCGAAGGTGCCCCAGCTCTCCTTGATCGACTTCTTGAAGTCAGCCGAGAAGGTGATGGCATCGACCTGAGCCTTGGTAGGTGCAGGCGTGAAGCAGCTCACGCAGACCATGAGGCAGATGATGAACACGAGCAACCAGCACTCGAAGATGAGCCAGTTGGTCTGCCAGAACCATGTGGTGTTCTCCCAGAAGGCACCTTCCATAGCAGCCTTGCCCGAGTCGGTGATCACGTTGGTCACGAGGCGAATCATGCCCACGCAGAAGCCGCCAATGAGGCCCCACTCACCTGCCTTAGGCGTGATCTTCTTAGAGAAGATGCCGAGCGTGAACACAGCCACCATAGCGGGGGCGATGAGCGACTGAATGTCCTGCAGATAGCTGTAGAGGTTGCCCATCGACATCATGACAGGCATCCAGGCCAAACCGAGAATCACGACCACGACTGTAGCCATACGGCCTACGAACACGTAGTGGGCCTCGCTCATGCCTTTCTTCATGGGCTTGTAGAAGTCCTCGGTGAAGAGCGTGGCGCAGCTGTTGAAGAAGGCGGCCAGCGATGCAACGAGGGCGCACACGAAACCGATGGTCACGATGCCCTTGATGCCGGCAGGCAGGATGTTCTTCACCATCATGGCGAAGGCGCCGTCGGTTGACTCGTGGTTGGTGATGTCCATCACGATGCCGCTGTCAGGATTCTGCGACAGGGCATAGGCTATCATGCCGGGGATGAGGAACATGAAGCAGGGCAGAATCTTGAAGAAGCCTGCTGCGATGGTGCCGCGACGGGCGCGCTTCATCACTTCGGCATTGTCCTCGCCGGGCACCTGACCCAGTACACGCTGCACGATGTGCTGGTCGGTACACCAGTACCAGAAGCCGATAATGGAGGCTCCGAGGAACACCACATAGCCCGGGAACTGGGGATACATGGGGTCGCCCGGATCGGTGTGGAACATGTGGGTGGTACCGTAGCCCTCGTGGGCTGCATTACACACGGCCATCATGTTCTCCCATCCGGCTGTGATGCTGCCGCCGCCCAAGGCCGAGAGGCCGAGGAAGAGCACGAGGAAGGAGCCTATAATAAGAATAGGTGTCTGAATGGTGCTGAGGGTCATCACGCCCTTCATGCCGCCGAACACGGTGAACACGGCTGTGATGGCAATCAGGCCGATGGCTCCATACCAGAAAGGTATGCCGAGCAGATACTTGAAGAAGATGCCGCCCGTGAAAGCGGTGACCGACACCTTGGTGAGCACATAGGCCACGAGGGTGATGATGCTGAGCCACGAGCCCGTGCGCTGGGTGTAGCGGAACTTCAGGAAGTCGGGCATGGTGATGATCTTGCCCATCTTGTTGATGAGCAGCTGATAGAAGGGCACGAACAGCCAGCCGAGAATCAGGATCATCCAGCCCTGCATCTCCCAATGGGCCATGCCCACGCCGTCCTTGGCACCTGTTCCGGCCAAGCCCACGAGGTGCTCCGAGCCGATGTTGGCGGCAAAGATGGCCATACCGATCACATACCAGGGCTCGCCCTTACCGAAGAGGTAAGCCGACGAGTCTTCGCCCTGCTGGGCTTTCTTGTCTTTCCAGATGGCATACCACACGGCTGCCACCACTCCACACAGGCCGACGATGAGCACCACCCAGTCGAGCCATATAAATTCATGTGAACTCCAGTTCATTTTCTTACTATTTGTTTATTTGTTGATAAGTCGTTTTTTCACTTGATTGAGAACTTATATGCAGCATGGCTGTAGTAGGGCTTTTCAGGAGTTACCACAGGACTTGCCCACTCAGGATGGTTGGGGCTGTCGGGGAACTTCTGGCTCTCGAGACATACGCTCACGTGCTGAGGATACTTCTTACCAAGTTTACGAACAACGTTCTCCTCACCTCCAACGCCCTGGAAGTTACCAGAGTAAACCTGCACACCAGGCTCGTTAGTGAACATCTCCATGAAGATGCCACTCTTTGGGCTATAAAGTGAAGCGCAAACCTGAGTATCGTCGCCCTTACCGTCCTTATATGTGTTCAGACACCAGTTGTGGTCATAGCCGTGAGCGTTCTTTGTCTGGCTATACTCTGACTTAATAGAATCGCCAACAGCATGAGGTGTACGGAAGTCCATTGGTGTACCCTCAACAGGGAGAATCTTACCTGTAGGCATGTAGCTGAAGTCTGCCTCAGTAAAGTTATCGGCATTGACATAGAGCACCTGATCGTAAGCAGGATTTTCGAGGTCGCCTGAGAGATTATAGTAGTTATGGTTTGTCTGGTTGATAATTGTTGCCTTATCGGTTGTTGCCTCCCACACGATATCAAGCACATTATCAGCAGTAACCTTATAAGTAGTCGTTGCCACAACATTTCCAGGGAATCCATTCTCGCCGTCGGCAGCAGTAATCTGCAGTTTGATGAGCGAGTCGTTAACCTCCAGCACGTCATACACCTGATTCATCCATCCTGTAGTGCCACCACCGTGAAGTGAGTGAATACGTGTATCGCCCTTGTGAGGATCGTTCTGGCGAAGCTGATAGGTAACACCGTCAAGTGTGAACTTACCGTCACAGATACGGTTGGCATAACGACCTACGCTTGAACCGTAGTCCGTTGGCGTATTGGCTGTGTCAGCATACTGAGCGATATTATCGAAGCCAAGCACCACGTCAGTAGGCTTGCCGTCTTTATCGTTCACCACGAGACTTACCACGCGTCCGCCATAGTTCGTAATGCACACTTCCATGCCATTAGCGTTCTTCAACGTGTAGAGCTTCACGGGCTTTTCATTAATCACTGTGTCAAACTTTGCTGCATCCAGGCCAGAGAGTGTCAGCTGAGCGGCTGCCTCTTTCTGTCCACCTGCACATGCTGAGAACAACAGCGCTGCTGCGCCGAGTCCTAACAATGAACCTTTTAGTGTTTTCATTAAATTGTTGTTTTTAAAATGAGTTTTAGCTATTGTTTTTCAAATTTGGGTGTAAATTTACGACTTTATTCTGAATCCACCAAATTCGCACGCGTAATACATGCCAAAAAGTTGTACGCACACTTAAATTTAATATTTTTTAAAGAAGCAAACGCTCAGTTTTCCGTTTTTTGCACGAACCAAAGCCCAAAGATTTGGCTGTTATAAAAAAACTTCGTACATTTGCACGTCAAAAAACAAGAGCAAATGAAAGAGGTAACCATTTCAGACAGCGCACTGCGCCAAGCCGCCCAACAAGGTATGGACACATTCGTAGCAACATTTGTGGAAGCCATACGTACAGCCATCGGTGGAGAACTGACAGCAGGCAACATCAGTGAGCTGAACGCTGACCAGATAACGTTGCTGGCATGGGACACGTTGCATAACGAGGTCATGGACGGAGGCTTTGTCCAGCTCATACACAATGGTTACGGACCTTTTATCTTCAAGAATCCGTTTGCCAAGGCGCTGAACAAGATGTGGAACATGCGCGAACTTTCAAAGCTCATCTATGATGCCCACTCGCTCTATGTCAAGTACGGCAAGGAGATTGAAGTCGACTGTACCGACGAGGAGTTCATGGCGCTTTTTGAGAAATATCCGGAGTTTGACGACATGGACGACCTGTTTGTTGAAAAAGAAGAGGAATATACCGAACAGGTAGCA from Prevotella sp. E13-27 carries:
- a CDS encoding DMP19 family protein → MKEVTISDSALRQAAQQGMDTFVATFVEAIRTAIGGELTAGNISELNADQITLLAWDTLHNEVMDGGFVQLIHNGYGPFIFKNPFAKALNKMWNMRELSKLIYDAHSLYVKYGKEIEVDCTDEEFMALFEKYPEFDDMDDLFVEKEEEYTEQVARYIDNNLERFAKVV
- the araA gene encoding L-arabinose isomerase; translation: MKAFDNYEIWWVTGAQLLYGGDAVVAVDGHSKEMVDGLNKSDNIPVKIVYKGTANSSKEVEQVMLAANNEEKCIGIITWMHTFSPAKMWIKGLQALKKPMLHFHTQYNAEIPWETMDMDFMNLNQSAHGDIEFGHICTRMRVPRKVVCGYWKDENAQKQIAVWARVAAGVADAHNVRCLMFGMNMNNVAVTDGDRVEFEQRLGYHVDYYPVSSLMEYFKQVTDAEADALVEEYKKLYTIKIDESGEEVYWQKVKNAAKAEIALRRVLKDEGATAFTTNFDDLGDADIDAPDFCGFDQIPGLASQRLMEEGYGFGAEGDWKTACLYRTLWVIQQGMPTGCSFLEDYTLNFAGDRSSCLQSHMLEVCPLIAVDKPKLEVHFLGIGIRKQQTARLVFTSKVGRGIKATVVDLGNRFRLISQEVECIEPKPMPNLPVASALWVPQPTFEIGAGAWILAGGTHHSAFSYDITEEYWEDFAEMLGIEYVKINKDTKTYEFKQQLQNNEVYYMLNKALK
- a CDS encoding aldose epimerase family protein; translated protein: MKTLKGSLLGLGAAALLFSACAGGQKEAAAQLTLSGLDAAKFDTVINEKPVKLYTLKNANGMEVCITNYGGRVVSLVVNDKDGKPTDVVLGFDNIAQYADTANTPTDYGSSVGRYANRICDGKFTLDGVTYQLRQNDPHKGDTRIHSLHGGGTTGWMNQVYDVLEVNDSLIKLQITAADGENGFPGNVVATTTYKVTADNVLDIVWEATTDKATIINQTNHNYYNLSGDLENPAYDQVLYVNADNFTEADFSYMPTGKILPVEGTPMDFRTPHAVGDSIKSEYSQTKNAHGYDHNWCLNTYKDGKGDDTQVCASLYSPKSGIFMEMFTNEPGVQVYSGNFQGVGGEENVVRKLGKKYPQHVSVCLESQKFPDSPNHPEWASPVVTPEKPYYSHAAYKFSIK
- a CDS encoding L-ribulose-5-phosphate 4-epimerase; protein product: MLEELKQKVFKANLDLVKQGLVIFTWGNVSGIDREKGLVVIKPSGVSYDEMKAEDMVVVDLESGKVVEGDLNPSSDTPTHLVLYKAFPNIQGVVHTHSTYATAFAQAGKDIPNIGTTHADYFYKDIPCTRDMTEAEVKGQYELETGNVIVDEILNIRKINPDHTPAVLVKNHGPFSWGTSPDNAVYNAKVMEQCAKMAFVAFSVNPNLTMNPLLVEKHYMRKHGPNAYYGQKGQKH
- a CDS encoding NUDIX hydrolase gives rise to the protein MTYYSEHSKVWVSVDCIIFGFDDSKLKVLIGKRQMDPGRGEWSLYGGFVNANESIDEAAKRTLGDLTGMKNVFMRQVGAFGKVDRDPGERVISIAYYALINVKDYSEKLRKEHGLEWINVTELPQLYSDHNEMVRKAWRLMKQKMKTEPIGFQLLPDLFTLTQLQRLYEAVGGEEIDKRNFRKRIKDMDFIEKTELIDKLSSKRGAYLYRFNKKMYNEDSNFKL
- a CDS encoding sodium:solute symporter, whose translation is MNWSSHEFIWLDWVVLIVGLCGVVAAVWYAIWKDKKAQQGEDSSAYLFGKGEPWYVIGMAIFAANIGSEHLVGLAGTGAKDGVGMAHWEMQGWMILILGWLFVPFYQLLINKMGKIITMPDFLKFRYTQRTGSWLSIITLVAYVLTKVSVTAFTGGIFFKYLLGIPFWYGAIGLIAITAVFTVFGGMKGVMTLSTIQTPILIIGSFLVLFLGLSALGGGSITAGWENMMAVCNAAHEGYGTTHMFHTDPGDPMYPQFPGYVVFLGASIIGFWYWCTDQHIVQRVLGQVPGEDNAEVMKRARRGTIAAGFFKILPCFMFLIPGMIAYALSQNPDSGIVMDITNHESTDGAFAMMVKNILPAGIKGIVTIGFVCALVASLAAFFNSCATLFTEDFYKPMKKGMSEAHYVFVGRMATVVVVILGLAWMPVMMSMGNLYSYLQDIQSLIAPAMVAVFTLGIFSKKITPKAGEWGLIGGFCVGMIRLVTNVITDSGKAAMEGAFWENTTWFWQTNWLIFECWLLVFIICLMVCVSCFTPAPTKAQVDAITFSADFKKSIKESWGTFDIVGTLIVIGLCACFYAYFW
- a CDS encoding xylulokinase, producing MTAKQTIEAGKAILGIEFGSTRIKAVLIDQDNKPIAQGSHEWENQLVDGLWTYSIEAIWYGLQDCYAELRKDVLKQYDCEIETLAAIGFSAMMHGYMAFNEKQQILVPFRTWRNTNTGKAAAELSELFNYNIPLRWSISHLYEAILDNEEHVSNIKYLTTLAGYVHWQVTGQFVLGVGDASGMIPVDPATKTYDAEMVRKFDELIAPKGFSWKLLDILPKSLNAGENAGFLTPEGALKLDVSGHLKAGVPVCPPEGDAGTGMVATNAVKQRTGNVSAGTSSFSMIVLEKPLSKPYEMIDMVTTPDGSLVAMVHCNNCTSDINAWVGLFKEYQQLLGIKVDMNELYGKLFNKALEGDADCGGLMAYNYVSGEPVTGLSEGRPMFVRSAGDKFNLANFMRAHLYGAIGVLKIGNDILLKDEMIRVDRITGHGGYFKTAGVGQRMLAAALNSPISVMETAGEGGAWGIALLAGYLIKNKGRNLADYLEEVVFAGNTGVSIAPTSEDVAGFERYIENYKKCLPIEQCAVDNKK